One stretch of Cedecea neteri DNA includes these proteins:
- a CDS encoding PTS mannitol transporter subunit IICBA, with protein MSSDIKIKVQSFGRFLSNMVMPNIGAFIAWGIITALFIPTGWLPNETLAKLVGPMITYLLPLLIGFTGGRLIGGDRGGVVGAITTMGVIVGADMPMFLGAMIAGPLGGWAIKHFDKWVDGKIKSGFEMLVNNFSAGIIGMILAILAFMGIGPAVEVLSKILAAGVNFMVVHDMLPLASIFVEPAKILFLNNAINHGIFSPLGIQQSHELGKSIFFLIEANPGPGMGVLLAYMFFGRGNAKQSAGGAAIIHFLGGIHEIYFPYVLMNPRLILAVILGGMTGVFTLTVLNGGLVSPASPGSILAVLAMTPKGAYFANIAAICAAMVVSFVVSAILLKTSKVKEEDDIEAAARRMQEMKAESKGGAAPLAVGAGLSNDLSHVRKIIVACDAGMGSSAMGAGVLRKKVSDAGLKNISVTNCAINSLPDDVDLVITHRDLTERAMRQVPQAQHISLTNFLDSSLYANLVERLLASQNLSDKEVKVMHSLEDSFVSSEEGVFKLGAGNVFLGLKASTKEEAIRFAGEQLVNGGYVQPEYVDAMFEREKLTPTYLGEGIAVPHGTVEAKDRVLKTGVVFCQYPEGVHFGEEPEDIARLVIGIAARNNEHIQVITSLTNALDDESVIERLAHTTSVQEVLDLLAGKK; from the coding sequence ATGTCATCCGATATCAAGATCAAAGTGCAAAGCTTTGGTCGTTTCCTCAGCAATATGGTTATGCCAAATATCGGGGCGTTTATCGCCTGGGGTATTATCACGGCCTTATTTATTCCTACCGGATGGTTGCCAAACGAAACGCTGGCGAAGCTGGTAGGCCCGATGATCACTTACCTGCTACCGCTGCTGATCGGCTTTACCGGTGGTCGCCTGATTGGCGGTGACCGCGGCGGCGTAGTGGGTGCTATCACCACTATGGGCGTTATCGTCGGGGCTGACATGCCGATGTTCCTCGGCGCAATGATTGCGGGGCCTCTGGGCGGCTGGGCAATCAAGCACTTCGACAAATGGGTCGACGGTAAAATCAAATCCGGCTTTGAAATGCTGGTGAACAACTTCTCTGCCGGTATCATCGGGATGATCCTGGCGATTCTGGCGTTCATGGGTATTGGCCCTGCGGTTGAAGTCCTGTCCAAAATTCTGGCGGCGGGCGTTAACTTCATGGTTGTGCACGACATGCTGCCGCTGGCGTCCATCTTCGTAGAACCGGCGAAAATCCTGTTCCTGAACAACGCCATCAACCACGGCATCTTCTCGCCGCTGGGGATTCAGCAGTCCCACGAGCTGGGCAAATCCATCTTCTTCCTGATTGAAGCGAACCCGGGTCCGGGTATGGGCGTCCTGCTGGCATACATGTTCTTCGGTCGCGGTAACGCTAAGCAGTCTGCGGGCGGCGCGGCTATCATCCACTTCCTGGGCGGTATCCACGAAATTTACTTCCCGTATGTGCTGATGAACCCACGTCTGATCCTGGCCGTTATCCTCGGCGGTATGACCGGCGTATTCACCCTGACCGTGCTGAACGGTGGCCTGGTGTCTCCGGCTTCCCCTGGTTCTATCCTGGCTGTTCTGGCGATGACCCCGAAAGGCGCGTACTTCGCTAACATCGCGGCTATCTGTGCGGCAATGGTTGTTTCCTTCGTGGTCTCCGCCATCCTGCTGAAAACCAGCAAAGTGAAAGAAGAAGACGACATCGAAGCTGCGGCTCGCCGTATGCAGGAAATGAAGGCTGAATCCAAAGGTGGCGCAGCGCCGCTGGCGGTAGGTGCTGGTCTGTCTAACGACCTGAGCCACGTGCGTAAAATCATCGTAGCCTGCGACGCAGGTATGGGCTCCAGCGCCATGGGTGCAGGCGTGCTGCGTAAGAAAGTGAGCGATGCTGGCCTGAAAAATATCTCCGTGACCAACTGCGCTATCAACAGCCTGCCGGACGACGTTGACCTGGTGATTACCCACCGCGACCTGACCGAGCGTGCAATGCGCCAGGTGCCACAGGCGCAGCATATCTCCCTGACCAACTTCCTCGACAGCAGCCTGTACGCCAACCTGGTTGAGCGTCTGCTGGCCTCTCAGAACCTGAGCGACAAAGAAGTGAAGGTGATGCACAGCCTGGAAGACAGCTTTGTTTCCAGCGAAGAAGGCGTCTTCAAGCTGGGCGCGGGTAACGTGTTCCTCGGCCTGAAAGCCAGCACCAAAGAAGAAGCGATTCGCTTTGCCGGTGAGCAGCTGGTGAACGGCGGCTACGTGCAGCCGGAATACGTGGACGCAATGTTTGAGCGCGAAAAACTGACTCCAACTTACCTGGGCGAAGGTATCGCGGTTCCTCACGGTACCGTGGAAGCGAAAGACCGCGTGCTGAAAACCGGCGTGGTGTTCTGCCAGTACCCTGAAGGCGTGCACTTCGGCGAAGAGCCGGAAGACATTGCCCGCCTGGTTATCGGTATTGCGGCCCGCAATAACGAGCACATCCAGGTGATCACCAGCCTGACCAACGCGCTGGATGATGAGTCGGTGATTGAGCGCCTGGCGCACACCACCAGCGTTCAGGAAGTGCTGGATCTGCTGGCCGGTAAGAAATAA
- the mtlD gene encoding mannitol-1-phosphate 5-dehydrogenase gives MKALHFGAGNIGRGFIGKLLADAGLQLTFADVNQVVLDALNARHSYQVHVVGEQQQIDTVSNVNAVSSIGDDVVALIAQVDLITTAVGPVVLERIAPTLAKGLELRRANANDAPLNIIACENMVRGTSQLKEHVKKALSAEAWAWVEQHVGFVDSAVDRIVPPSESATNDPLEVTVETFSEWIVDKTQFKGELPNIPGMELTDNLMAFVERKLFTLNTGHAITAYLGQLAGHQTIRDAILDEKVRAVVKGAMEESGAVLIKRYGFEADKHAAYIKKILGRFENPYLKDDVERVGRQPLRKLSAGDRLVKPLLGTIEYGLPHVNLIKGIAAAMHYHSEQDPQAQELKQLLADKGPQAALVEVSGLDANSEAVTEAVKAYNAIA, from the coding sequence ATGAAAGCATTACATTTTGGTGCAGGTAATATCGGTCGTGGCTTTATCGGTAAACTGCTGGCAGACGCCGGTCTGCAGCTGACTTTTGCCGACGTAAACCAGGTGGTTCTGGATGCGCTGAACGCGCGTCACAGCTACCAGGTTCACGTAGTGGGCGAGCAGCAGCAGATTGATACCGTCTCCAACGTGAATGCCGTCAGCAGCATCGGCGACGACGTGGTCGCGCTTATCGCGCAGGTAGACCTGATTACCACCGCTGTGGGCCCTGTCGTGCTGGAGCGCATTGCTCCAACGCTTGCTAAAGGCCTGGAGCTGCGTCGCGCCAACGCCAACGACGCGCCGCTGAACATTATCGCCTGTGAAAACATGGTGCGCGGCACCAGCCAGCTGAAAGAGCACGTGAAAAAAGCGCTGTCCGCTGAGGCGTGGGCGTGGGTTGAGCAGCACGTTGGCTTTGTCGATTCTGCGGTTGACCGCATCGTTCCACCGTCCGAGTCCGCCACCAACGACCCGCTGGAAGTGACCGTGGAAACCTTTAGCGAGTGGATTGTTGATAAAACCCAGTTCAAAGGTGAGCTACCGAACATTCCTGGCATGGAACTTACTGATAATCTTATGGCGTTTGTCGAGCGCAAGCTCTTCACGCTGAATACCGGGCATGCTATAACCGCGTACCTCGGTCAGCTGGCCGGGCACCAGACTATCCGCGATGCGATTCTTGATGAGAAAGTGCGCGCCGTAGTGAAAGGGGCGATGGAAGAGAGCGGCGCGGTGCTGATTAAGCGCTACGGCTTTGAAGCCGACAAGCACGCCGCGTACATCAAGAAAATCCTTGGTCGTTTCGAAAACCCTTACCTGAAGGACGACGTGGAGCGCGTTGGCCGTCAGCCGCTGCGCAAACTCAGCGCCGGCGATCGCCTCGTCAAGCCGCTGCTCGGCACCATTGAGTACGGCTTACCGCACGTGAACCTGATCAAAGGGATTGCAGCGGCAATGCACTACCACAGCGAGCAGGACCCGCAGGCTCAGGAGCTGAAGCAGCTGCTGGCTGATAAGGGCCCGCAGGCCGCGCTGGTGGAAGTGTCGGGTCTGGATGCAAATAGCGAAGCCGTGACCGAGGCGGTGAAGGCGTATAACGCCATAGCGTAA
- the mtlR gene encoding mannitol operon repressor MtlR, translating to MQAKMEETQAFENRVLERLNAGKTVRSLLIAAVELLTEAVNILVLQVFRKDDYAVKYAVEPLLDGDGPLGDLSVRLKLIYGLGVLNRAEYEDCELLMALREELNHDGNEYSFTDDEMLGPFGELHCVTALPPTPTFVDGSDPELLAMQRQRYMQIVRSTMVLSLTELISRISLKKAFQK from the coding sequence ATGCAGGCAAAAATGGAAGAAACCCAGGCCTTTGAAAACCGCGTGCTTGAGCGACTGAATGCCGGCAAAACCGTACGAAGCCTGCTGATTGCTGCCGTCGAGTTGTTAACCGAAGCGGTAAATATCCTGGTGCTACAGGTGTTCCGCAAGGACGACTACGCGGTGAAATATGCGGTAGAGCCGCTGCTGGACGGCGACGGGCCGCTGGGCGACCTCTCGGTACGGCTGAAGCTTATCTACGGGCTGGGCGTGCTGAACCGCGCTGAGTACGAAGACTGCGAGCTGCTGATGGCGCTGCGCGAAGAGCTAAACCATGACGGCAACGAGTACAGCTTCACCGATGACGAAATGCTTGGCCCGTTCGGCGAGCTGCACTGCGTCACGGCGCTGCCGCCGACGCCGACCTTCGTTGACGGCAGCGATCCGGAGCTGCTGGCGATGCAGCGTCAGCGCTACATGCAGATAGTCCGGTCCACGATGGTACTTTCCCTGACAGAGCTGATCTCCCGGATCAGCTTAAAAAAAGCCTTCCAAAAATAG
- a CDS encoding YibL family ribosome-associated protein, producing the protein MKEIEKSEIKRLSDRLDAIRHEMPDLHLINEAEKYAELEKERQKLEIEIARLQAVRNQKLSKEAQKLMALPYKRAITKKEQADMGKLKKTVRGLVIVHPMTALGREMELTEMTGFSRTEF; encoded by the coding sequence ATGAAAGAAATCGAAAAATCAGAAATTAAACGCCTTAGCGATCGTCTGGACGCTATCCGCCACGAAATGCCAGATTTGCACCTGATCAACGAAGCGGAAAAATATGCCGAGCTGGAAAAAGAGCGGCAGAAGCTGGAAATTGAAATCGCTCGCCTCCAGGCGGTACGTAACCAGAAGCTGAGCAAAGAAGCGCAGAAGCTGATGGCGCTGCCGTACAAGCGTGCGATTACCAAAAAAGAGCAGGCCGATATGGGCAAGCTCAAGAAAACCGTTCGTGGCCTGGTGATTGTCCACCCGATGACCGCCCTGGGCCGTGAAATGGAGTTGACCGAGATGACCGGCTTCTCCCGCACTGAATTCTGA
- a CDS encoding autotransporter outer membrane beta-barrel domain-containing protein — protein MKNKVLTLVPVCLAGFTGVLPFSASAACSSQTPNTGDTVTCSGSGMAPVVATAGSSNVTINLDSTATGSYSLPTQATPFSVDSNSVINNDGALTLTGNGTGVANRGALLLGLNNDNTLTNGAAGTLTTTGAYNDGMAANGNNNTLINNGTITTSGNNSYGMTAAWGQSNPGAAGNTITNTGTISTSGNNARAISLLGGSGTVNNSGTLTTSGRDAPTVFLQGNNATLNNSGLIQAKGTASSSGSVDGVVANTLGSSFNTTINNLAGGQIISNNGIGIRSTNGNITITNAGLIQGGSGTAILSGNGSISLILQTGSQIVGLSDGGRGNNSVTLEGTGTASSAFTNFQTLTMTGSDWTWAGTGAFTTALVQSGTLDLTGTLGTSTASVTASVSNGATLQANSTNLPLSVSNNGLVRFLQNNQGEYLGTISGSGAVEKAGTGTLLFNSVNSYTGGTVVNAGTLIVGDSSHASASLASGATVAAGATFGGYGTVNGDVTNSGTLGAANALSSLSAGPQGNFQINGNLTNAGFVQLGGSGVGNSLTVAGNYSGQNGVIALNTVLAGDGAASDKLIVSGGSASGSSTLKVTNIGGAGAQTAIDGIQVVQTTNGATSSANAFKLSGGTVSAGAYSYYLARGGVSDGSGGSWYLRNSVVPDSTTSVTPAEETPQSIVDASHGNETVNVYRPEVALYAEAPSVARQLNLQQIDTFHDRQGEQSLLNGDNKAPAFWARSWGSHADIHQSGDVNPSFNGTLWGLQLGQDLYTATEDNGATHHAGVLFGFSRATGDIDGFALAKQGSRVGKLQLNNYNYGAYWTRVAASGWYTDAVLMGSALRLNTDSVNGVNASSSGNAVTGSVETGLPVTLGEGLTLEPQAQLVWQRTSLDSLHDGVSEVSWNNGNTWQGRVGARLQWAFEASGVNWKPYLRANVLRTFGQDDETAFDDSTTIANNVGQTAGQIGAGLVAQVSQNGSLYATTGYLTNLGGERQRVVTGNVGVRWSW, from the coding sequence ATGAAAAATAAGGTTTTGACTCTGGTTCCCGTCTGTCTGGCCGGTTTCACCGGCGTGCTTCCCTTTTCAGCCTCCGCCGCCTGTTCGTCGCAAACGCCGAACACCGGGGACACCGTGACCTGCAGCGGCTCGGGCATGGCGCCCGTTGTAGCCACCGCGGGCAGCAGCAACGTCACGATTAACCTCGACTCAACCGCCACCGGCAGCTACTCGCTGCCCACCCAGGCGACGCCATTCTCCGTGGACAGCAACAGCGTGATTAACAACGACGGGGCGCTTACCCTCACCGGCAACGGTACGGGCGTAGCGAACCGTGGGGCGTTGCTGCTTGGCTTGAACAACGACAATACGCTGACTAACGGCGCGGCGGGCACGCTGACTACTACCGGGGCCTACAACGACGGCATGGCGGCCAACGGCAATAACAATACGCTGATCAACAACGGCACCATCACCACCAGCGGCAACAACTCTTACGGCATGACCGCCGCCTGGGGGCAGAGCAATCCTGGCGCGGCGGGAAATACCATCACGAATACCGGGACGATCTCCACGTCGGGGAATAACGCCAGGGCGATTTCGCTGCTGGGGGGCAGCGGCACGGTGAACAACAGCGGGACGTTGACCACTTCCGGACGGGACGCGCCCACGGTGTTTTTACAGGGCAACAACGCCACGCTAAATAACAGCGGGCTGATTCAGGCCAAAGGCACGGCGTCCTCCAGCGGCAGCGTGGATGGCGTGGTGGCGAACACGCTCGGCAGCAGCTTTAACACCACGATCAATAACCTGGCCGGTGGGCAGATTATCAGTAACAACGGGATCGGTATTCGCTCCACCAACGGCAATATCACCATTACCAATGCCGGGCTGATTCAGGGCGGAAGCGGCACGGCAATTCTGAGCGGCAACGGCAGCATTTCGCTGATCCTGCAGACAGGGTCGCAGATTGTTGGTCTTTCTGACGGCGGACGGGGTAACAACAGCGTGACGCTTGAAGGCACGGGAACGGCCTCTAGCGCCTTTACCAACTTCCAGACGCTGACGATGACGGGCAGCGACTGGACCTGGGCTGGCACCGGTGCGTTCACCACCGCCCTCGTGCAAAGCGGAACGCTGGATCTCACCGGCACGCTCGGTACCAGTACGGCTTCCGTGACGGCTTCGGTAAGCAACGGCGCGACGCTGCAGGCAAACTCAACCAATCTGCCGCTTTCGGTGAGCAACAACGGGCTGGTGCGCTTCCTGCAAAACAATCAGGGCGAGTATCTGGGCACGATAAGCGGGAGCGGTGCGGTAGAAAAAGCAGGGACCGGGACGTTACTTTTTAACAGCGTGAACAGCTACACCGGGGGGACGGTCGTCAATGCCGGGACGCTTATCGTCGGCGATAGCTCACACGCTTCGGCTTCCCTTGCCAGCGGCGCTACCGTTGCGGCCGGAGCCACGTTTGGCGGCTACGGCACGGTAAACGGCGACGTGACTAACAGCGGAACGCTGGGAGCGGCCAATGCTCTGTCGTCGCTTTCTGCTGGTCCACAGGGCAATTTCCAGATTAACGGTAACCTGACCAACGCGGGATTTGTGCAGCTGGGCGGCAGCGGCGTGGGGAACAGCCTGACCGTAGCCGGAAACTATAGCGGCCAAAACGGCGTGATTGCGCTGAACACGGTGCTGGCGGGCGACGGAGCCGCGTCCGACAAGCTGATCGTGAGCGGGGGCAGCGCTTCCGGCAGCAGTACGCTGAAGGTCACTAATATTGGCGGGGCCGGGGCGCAAACTGCCATAGACGGTATTCAGGTGGTGCAGACCACCAACGGCGCGACCAGCTCGGCAAACGCCTTCAAGCTTTCGGGCGGCACAGTTAGCGCCGGAGCGTATTCCTACTATCTCGCCAGGGGCGGCGTCTCTGACGGCAGCGGCGGGAGCTGGTATCTGCGTAATTCCGTGGTGCCAGATTCGACAACGTCGGTCACCCCGGCGGAAGAAACGCCTCAGTCCATCGTGGATGCTTCGCACGGCAATGAGACGGTGAACGTCTATCGACCAGAAGTGGCGCTGTACGCCGAAGCGCCCTCGGTTGCCCGCCAGCTCAACCTGCAGCAGATAGACACCTTCCACGACCGCCAGGGCGAACAGAGCCTGCTAAACGGCGATAACAAAGCCCCGGCTTTCTGGGCCAGAAGCTGGGGAAGCCATGCGGATATTCATCAAAGCGGGGACGTTAATCCTTCGTTCAACGGTACGCTGTGGGGGCTGCAGCTGGGCCAGGATTTGTATACCGCAACCGAAGATAATGGCGCAACTCATCATGCCGGTGTGCTGTTCGGCTTCTCCAGAGCGACCGGCGACATCGATGGTTTTGCGCTGGCGAAACAGGGCTCGCGCGTCGGGAAATTGCAGTTGAACAACTATAACTATGGGGCGTACTGGACCCGGGTTGCCGCTTCCGGCTGGTATACGGACGCGGTGTTAATGGGCAGCGCGCTGCGGCTGAATACGGATTCGGTGAACGGCGTGAACGCCTCTTCCAGCGGCAATGCGGTTACCGGCTCCGTTGAAACGGGGCTGCCTGTTACCCTCGGTGAAGGGCTGACGCTTGAACCTCAGGCGCAGCTGGTCTGGCAGAGAACCTCGCTGGATTCGCTGCATGACGGCGTCTCTGAGGTGAGCTGGAATAACGGCAATACCTGGCAGGGGCGGGTTGGGGCCCGTTTGCAGTGGGCGTTTGAGGCGAGCGGCGTGAACTGGAAGCCCTATCTGCGGGCCAACGTGCTGCGTACGTTCGGGCAGGATGATGAAACGGCTTTCGATGACAGCACGACGATCGCCAACAACGTTGGGCAAACGGCCGGGCAAATCGGCGCGGGGCTGGTGGCGCAGGTTAGCCAGAACGGCAGCCTGTACGCCACGACCGGCTACCTGACCAATCTAGGCGGCGAGCGCCAGCGGGTAGTTACCGGCAATGTCGGCGTGCGCTGGAGCTGGTAA
- a CDS encoding DUF1471 domain-containing protein — MKSIKYFAVVMTLAASFSGFAAETQSVASQTMGTVSVSGASNLDSLQHQLQQKAEQAGAKSIRIISAGGDNKMYGVAEIYN; from the coding sequence ATGAAAAGCATCAAATATTTTGCCGTAGTTATGACTCTCGCCGCTTCCTTCTCCGGTTTTGCAGCGGAAACTCAGTCAGTTGCCAGCCAGACAATGGGCACCGTATCGGTCAGCGGCGCGTCTAACCTGGACAGCCTGCAGCACCAGTTGCAGCAAAAAGCCGAGCAGGCCGGGGCGAAATCCATCCGCATCATCTCTGCCGGTGGTGATAACAAAATGTACGGCGTGGCTGAAATCTACAACTAA
- a CDS encoding GNAT family N-acetyltransferase, with protein MQLHTPRLSLSQLTEADWPLFRYLQQQPEVMRYVDVNRPEEEIRRTFDARLPEWQPGSRHWLCMVMRHLKTGVPIGVTGFILREDDIAEVGFLLDPSFHGQGYGYESLLEVCDFAFAEAGIRKLVATVTAGNIPSKKVLEKVGFQQEGTLRENYWLNERWQDDWIFGLLAREFR; from the coding sequence ATGCAACTTCACACCCCTCGCCTGTCACTCAGCCAGCTTACCGAAGCCGACTGGCCGCTTTTTCGTTACCTGCAGCAGCAGCCGGAGGTAATGCGCTACGTCGACGTAAACCGCCCGGAGGAAGAGATCCGCCGCACCTTCGACGCTCGTCTCCCCGAATGGCAGCCGGGCAGCAGGCACTGGCTCTGCATGGTGATGCGGCATCTGAAAACCGGCGTGCCGATTGGCGTCACCGGTTTTATCCTGCGCGAGGACGATATAGCAGAAGTGGGCTTTTTACTCGATCCGTCGTTTCACGGGCAGGGCTACGGCTATGAATCACTGCTGGAGGTTTGCGACTTTGCTTTTGCAGAGGCCGGTATCCGCAAGCTTGTTGCCACGGTCACTGCCGGAAATATTCCGTCAAAGAAAGTGCTGGAGAAAGTGGGGTTTCAGCAGGAAGGCACGCTGCGGGAAAACTACTGGCTGAATGAACGCTGGCAGGATGACTGGATTTTTGGCCTGTTGGCGCGAGAGTTCAGATAA
- a CDS encoding DUF1127 domain-containing protein codes for MGFEENHHRRPFFGLVMLYQYFRRSHQRRRTLRALRELSPEQLRDMGLTRDDLSRWD; via the coding sequence ATGGGCTTTGAAGAGAACCACCACCGTAGGCCGTTTTTTGGCCTGGTCATGCTTTACCAGTATTTTCGTCGTAGCCACCAGCGCCGTCGGACTTTACGCGCCCTGCGCGAACTCAGTCCTGAACAGCTCAGGGATATGGGGCTAACAAGAGATGACTTATCGCGCTGGGATTAA
- a CDS encoding PLP-dependent aminotransferase family protein, whose product MTRYQHLATLLAGRIEQGLYQSGERLPSVRSLSSEHGVSISTVQQAYHVLEDQQLISPQPRSGYFVAPRKAVPPVPRLTRPVQRPVEVTQWDAVLELVNSRQNCEVIAFGSGSPDLTQSTIKPLWREMGRLAQYQEPELLGYDGMFGVKALREQIARLMLDSNCVVNADDIVVTNGCHEALSIAIRAVCEPGDIVAVESPSFHGTMQMLRGYGVKVVEIPTDSVTGMSLEALELALEQWPIKAVILVANCNNPLGFIMPDARKKAVMNLAQRFDIAIIEDDVYGELAYEYPRPMTIKSLDVDGRVLLCSSFSKTLAPGLRVGWIVPGRYLDRTLHSKYIGTGSSATFTQQAVAAFIRNGHYHRHLRRMRQHYQRNLDVFTCRVRQYFPCGICVSRPQGGFLMWIELPEEVDAVRLSSALKEAKIHIAIGSLFSASGKYRNCLRLNYSLPCNAVTEAALKRLGEIVECEI is encoded by the coding sequence ATGACGCGTTACCAACATCTCGCCACGCTTCTGGCCGGGCGTATTGAGCAAGGGCTTTATCAAAGCGGGGAGCGTTTGCCTTCGGTTCGTAGCCTGAGCAGTGAGCACGGCGTCAGTATCAGTACCGTGCAGCAGGCTTATCACGTCCTGGAAGATCAGCAGCTGATTTCCCCCCAGCCGCGTTCCGGCTACTTTGTTGCGCCGCGTAAAGCGGTTCCTCCCGTGCCGCGTTTAACGCGTCCGGTACAGCGGCCGGTTGAAGTGACGCAGTGGGATGCGGTGCTGGAATTAGTGAACTCCCGGCAGAACTGTGAAGTGATCGCTTTTGGCAGCGGCTCGCCGGATCTTACCCAGTCGACAATCAAGCCGCTTTGGCGGGAGATGGGGCGGCTCGCACAGTATCAGGAGCCTGAACTGCTGGGCTACGACGGCATGTTCGGCGTGAAAGCGCTGCGCGAGCAAATTGCCCGCCTGATGCTGGACAGCAACTGCGTGGTGAATGCCGACGACATCGTGGTGACGAACGGCTGCCATGAAGCCCTGTCGATTGCGATTCGCGCGGTGTGTGAGCCGGGGGACATTGTGGCGGTCGAGTCCCCGTCGTTTCACGGCACCATGCAAATGCTGCGCGGATACGGCGTTAAAGTTGTTGAAATCCCTACCGATTCTGTCACAGGCATGAGCCTCGAGGCGCTGGAGTTGGCGTTAGAGCAATGGCCGATAAAAGCCGTCATTCTGGTGGCCAACTGCAATAATCCTCTGGGATTCATCATGCCGGATGCGCGCAAGAAAGCGGTGATGAACCTTGCGCAGCGCTTTGATATCGCCATTATCGAAGATGATGTTTACGGCGAGCTGGCCTATGAGTATCCGCGCCCGATGACCATCAAATCCCTGGATGTTGATGGCCGCGTTCTGCTGTGCAGCTCGTTTTCAAAAACGCTGGCACCGGGGCTGCGCGTGGGCTGGATAGTGCCTGGGCGCTACCTCGACCGGACGCTGCACTCCAAATACATCGGCACAGGCAGCAGCGCCACCTTCACCCAGCAGGCGGTAGCGGCGTTTATTCGCAACGGGCACTATCACCGCCATCTCAGACGCATGCGCCAGCACTATCAGCGCAACCTGGACGTCTTTACCTGTCGCGTGCGGCAATATTTCCCCTGCGGTATTTGCGTCAGCCGGCCTCAGGGGGGCTTCCTGATGTGGATAGAACTCCCGGAAGAGGTCGATGCCGTGCGGCTTAGCAGCGCATTGAAGGAGGCTAAAATCCATATTGCGATCGGCTCGCTGTTTTCGGCCTCTGGTAAATACCGTAACTGCCTGCGGCTGAACTATTCTTTGCCGTGCAACGCCGTCACCGAGGCTGCCCTCAAAAGGTTGGGTGAAATCGTTGAATGTGAGATTTGA